The Amblyomma americanum isolate KBUSLIRL-KWMA chromosome 3, ASM5285725v1, whole genome shotgun sequence genome window below encodes:
- the LOC144124460 gene encoding uncharacterized protein LOC144124460, which translates to MGGLTVAQQFCLKWNQHHGSLVSVFEELRCREAFVDVTLVCGEGASLKAHKLVLSACSPFFETLFAQNPCPHPVVIMSQTREADLRTLLEFMYRGEVNVAQDQLPALLRTAELLQVRGLAEVAGAEDAPAQPVQEEALQQQQQQPPPARARRKQRTPPPRPSEEPSSPAERPESPAAPRARPAARPPAPASRRTFDHSYSDDKTNWVPGPPPPPPDGGADEPVCSVCARVFSTKGNLKRHMLMHRPYRHKHQCTLCFKTFSWPGDLRTHMRVAHDQGRQRRLPPFLFT; encoded by the coding sequence ATGGGAGGGCTGACGGTGGCACAGCAGTTCTGCCTCAAGTGGAACCAGCACCACGGCAGCCTGGTGTCGGTGTTCGAGGAGCTGCGCTGCCGCGAGGCGTTCGTCGACGTGACGCTGGTGTGCGGCGAAGGCGCCAGCCTCAAGGCGCACAAGCTGGTGCTGTCCGCGTGCAGCCCCTTCTTCGAGACGCTATTCGCGCAGAACCCGTGCCCGCACCCGGTGGTGATCATGAGCCAGACGCGCGAGGCCGACCTGCGCACGCTACTCGAGTTCATGTACCGCGGCGAGGTGAACGTGGCGCAGGACCAGCTGCCTGCGCTACTTCGCACCGCCGAGCTCCTCCAGGTGCGCGGACTCGCCGAAGTGGCCGGCGCCGAGGACGCGCCTGCACAGCCTGTGCAGGAGGAggctctgcagcagcagcagcagcagccgccgccggccaGGGCCCGGCGCAAGCAGCGCACGCCGCCGCCGCGACCGAGCGAGGAGCCGAGCAGCCCCGCCGAGCGACCGGAGAGCCCGGCGGCGCCCAGGGCGCGACCCGCGGCCCGGCCGCCGGCACCGGCGAGCCGGCGCACGTTCGACCACTCGTACTCGGACGACAAGACCAATTGGGTGCCGGGGCCCCCACCCCCTCCTCCGGACGGTGGCGCGGACGAGCCCGTGTgcagtgtgtgcgcgcgcgtgttcTCCACCAAGGGCAACCTGAAGCGGCACATGCTCATGCACCGGCCCTACCGGCACAAACACCAGTGCACGCTGTGCTTCAAGACGTTCAGCTGGCCCGGCGACCTGCGCACCCACATGCGCGTCGCCCACGACCAGGGCAGGCAGCGCCGGCTGCCCCCCTTCCTGTTCACCTAG